A part of Parvimonas micra genomic DNA contains:
- the pyrB gene encoding aspartate carbamoyltransferase, with protein MKEFRNLVSSEDFSCEELLELMKLGAEIYNDPEKFSEKCRGKILASLFFEPSTRTRLSFEAAMLRLGGSCITVPDPKVSSATKGESLQDTIRTVGCYSDIIAMRHPHEGSAELAKEVTLVPFINAGDGGHQHPTQTLTDLLTISQNKKTLENMTIGLCGDLKFGRTVHSLVKTLSKFKGNKFIFISPVELVIPEYIKMYLNDRNVEFIEVRTIEEVMDKLDILYMTRVQRERFFNEADYVRLKDTYILDNKKMKTAKDDMIILHPLPRVNEIATEVDSDPRAKYFNQVKFGMIIRMALILKLLEVK; from the coding sequence ATGAAAGAATTTAGAAATTTAGTTAGTAGTGAGGACTTTTCTTGTGAAGAGTTGCTTGAACTTATGAAGTTAGGAGCAGAGATTTATAATGATCCTGAAAAATTTTCAGAAAAATGTAGGGGAAAGATTTTAGCATCATTATTTTTTGAACCGTCAACAAGAACAAGATTGAGTTTTGAAGCGGCTATGCTTAGACTTGGTGGAAGTTGTATAACTGTTCCGGATCCTAAAGTTTCATCAGCAACTAAGGGAGAAAGCCTACAAGATACAATAAGAACAGTGGGTTGTTATTCTGATATTATAGCTATGCGTCATCCTCACGAGGGTTCTGCTGAACTTGCAAAAGAAGTAACACTTGTTCCTTTTATTAATGCAGGAGACGGAGGACATCAACATCCTACTCAAACGCTTACAGATTTACTTACAATTTCTCAAAATAAGAAAACTTTGGAAAATATGACTATCGGTCTTTGTGGGGACTTAAAATTCGGAAGAACAGTTCATTCACTTGTTAAGACACTTTCAAAGTTTAAGGGAAATAAATTCATCTTTATTTCACCTGTTGAGCTTGTTATTCCTGAATATATCAAGATGTATCTAAATGACCGTAATGTTGAATTTATCGAAGTTAGAACAATTGAAGAAGTTATGGATAAACTTGATATTCTATATATGACAAGAGTTCAAAGGGAAAGATTTTTCAATGAGGCTGATTATGTAAGGCTTAAAGATACTTACATTTTAGATAATAAGAAGATGAAAACTGCAAAGGATGATATGATAATTCTTCACCCATTGCCAAGAGTAAATGAAATTGCGACAGAAGTCGATTCAGACCCTAGAGCAAAGTATTTTAATCAAGTTAAATTCGGTATGATAATCAGAATGGCATTAATCTTAAAATTATTGGAGGTAAAATAA
- a CDS encoding aspartate carbamoyltransferase regulatory subunit, with protein MLNINSISNGIVIDHIKPGLGYEIFKLLELDSADFTVALIMNADSKKYGKKDMIKIENVMDIDLAILGLIDKDLTVNIIENEKIKEKLSMILPEKVEGFIKCKNPRCITCHENVQNKFILVNREKGIYRCNYCDNLYSCGGHNEKNS; from the coding sequence ATGTTAAATATTAATAGTATTTCAAACGGAATTGTAATAGACCATATTAAACCGGGTCTTGGATATGAAATTTTTAAACTTTTAGAATTGGATAGTGCAGATTTTACAGTGGCTCTTATAATGAATGCAGATTCTAAAAAATATGGCAAAAAAGATATGATAAAGATTGAAAATGTTATGGATATTGACCTTGCGATTTTAGGTTTGATAGATAAGGATTTAACTGTAAATATCATAGAAAATGAAAAAATCAAGGAAAAACTTTCAATGATTTTACCGGAAAAAGTAGAGGGTTTTATAAAATGTAAAAATCCACGTTGCATAACTTGCCACGAAAATGTTCAAAATAAATTTATATTAGTTAATAGAGAAAAGGGAATTTATAGATGTAATTACTGTGATAATTTATATTCTTGTGGAGGACATAATGAAAAAAATAGTTAA
- a CDS encoding dihydroorotase, translating into MKKIVKNAILVDKDINKVGDIKIEDGKIVEIGENLSFDDSFEIIDAKGKTVMPAFVDLHVHFRDPGFTYKEDLKTGSLAALRGGYTTVNTMANTKPICSDLETYNDIMKRAKELDLVDINQIVAVTKNFDGKNLVDYSKFENAKFLSDDGKGVLSETTMYRAILEAKKYDKIIMIHAESELSPIDYRIAEDLMTLRDVYLAKRLDGRIHLCHVSTIDSLEAVRRGKKEGVKVTCEVTPHHIALWDNSYRVNPPIREKSDVEALIDGIVDGTVDAIATDHAPHTAEDKANGSPGLVGLETAFVICNTKLVKEKNIDIRTLSKVMSYGGANLMGIKKGLLKEGYLADLVIVDTDKKIVVDSSKFASKAKNTPFDKMELYGEVLMTIKAGEIKYKGEF; encoded by the coding sequence ATGAAAAAAATAGTTAAAAATGCAATCTTGGTGGATAAAGATATAAATAAAGTTGGAGATATAAAGATTGAAGACGGAAAGATTGTAGAGATTGGTGAAAATTTAAGTTTTGATGACAGTTTTGAAATTATAGATGCAAAGGGAAAGACTGTTATGCCTGCATTTGTAGATTTGCATGTGCATTTTAGAGATCCGGGTTTTACTTATAAGGAAGATTTAAAAACAGGTTCGCTTGCAGCTTTAAGAGGTGGATATACAACTGTAAATACAATGGCAAATACTAAACCGATTTGCAGTGATTTGGAAACTTATAATGATATAATGAAGAGAGCAAAGGAATTAGATTTAGTCGATATTAATCAAATTGTTGCGGTTACAAAAAATTTTGACGGAAAAAATTTAGTTGACTACTCAAAATTTGAAAATGCAAAATTTTTATCCGATGACGGTAAGGGTGTACTTTCTGAAACTACAATGTATAGAGCGATTTTAGAGGCGAAAAAATACGATAAAATCATAATGATACATGCAGAAAGTGAACTTTCTCCTATTGATTATAGAATAGCAGAAGACCTTATGACTTTAAGAGATGTTTATCTTGCAAAGAGATTGGACGGAAGAATTCATTTATGCCATGTTAGTACAATCGACTCTTTAGAAGCTGTAAGACGTGGGAAAAAAGAGGGAGTAAAGGTTACTTGCGAAGTAACTCCACATCATATTGCACTTTGGGATAATTCCTACAGAGTAAATCCGCCAATAAGAGAAAAGTCAGATGTTGAAGCTCTAATAGATGGAATTGTGGATGGAACTGTTGATGCGATTGCAACGGATCATGCACCACATACTGCAGAGGATAAGGCGAATGGAAGTCCGGGACTTGTTGGACTTGAAACTGCCTTTGTGATTTGTAATACGAAATTAGTTAAAGAGAAAAATATCGACATAAGAACTTTATCAAAGGTAATGTCCTATGGTGGAGCAAATTTAATGGGAATTAAAAAAGGTCTTTTAAAAGAGGGATATTTAGCTGATTTGGTTATAGTTGATACTGATAAAAAAATTGTTGTAGATTCAAGTAAATTTGCATCAAAAGCAAAAAATACACCTTTTGATAAAATGGAACTTTACGGAGAAGTGCTTATGACAATTAAAGCAGGAGAAATTAAATATAAAGGAGAATTTTAA
- the pyrF gene encoding orotidine-5'-phosphate decarboxylase translates to MIVDRLYEAVKEKGFVCVGLDSHLDYIPNYIKQKHEKISDIIFEYNKTIIDATSDIVAIYKPQIAYYEANGLEGLIAYQRTLRYLKEKGLLSIGDVKRGDIASTAKEYAKAHFKGEFEADFITLNPYMGMDSITPYLDYLKTGEKGVFVLLRTSNEGAKDIECLDYNGEALYFKVGDELKKFADELTSECGYSPLGFVVGATHSEEAKKIRERYKNIFFLLPGYGAQGAKAEDIRTYLNDFNGGVVNSSRGIIKYYQKFEDGEERFSHYTREAVLNMRKDIYGE, encoded by the coding sequence ATGATAGTAGATAGATTATATGAAGCAGTAAAAGAAAAAGGATTTGTTTGTGTTGGACTTGACAGCCATTTAGATTATATTCCAAATTATATTAAACAGAAACACGAAAAAATTTCAGATATAATTTTTGAATACAATAAGACAATAATTGATGCGACAAGTGATATTGTAGCAATATACAAACCACAAATAGCATATTATGAAGCTAACGGACTTGAAGGCCTTATTGCTTATCAAAGAACTTTAAGATATCTTAAAGAAAAGGGACTTTTAAGTATCGGAGATGTTAAGAGAGGAGATATTGCAAGTACTGCAAAGGAATATGCAAAGGCACATTTTAAAGGAGAGTTTGAAGCGGACTTTATAACTCTTAATCCATATATGGGAATGGATAGTATCACACCTTATTTAGATTATTTAAAAACGGGAGAAAAGGGAGTTTTCGTATTGCTTAGAACTTCAAACGAGGGAGCAAAGGATATTGAATGTCTTGACTACAACGGAGAGGCTCTTTATTTCAAAGTTGGAGATGAACTTAAAAAATTTGCTGATGAATTGACTTCTGAATGTGGATATTCTCCTTTGGGATTTGTTGTAGGGGCAACTCATAGCGAAGAAGCTAAAAAAATAAGAGAAAGATATAAAAATATTTTCTTCTTATTACCGGGATATGGAGCACAGGGTGCAAAAGCAGAAGACATCAGAACTTACTTGAATGACTTTAACGGTGGAGTTGTAAACTCTTCGAGAGGAATTATAAAATACTATCAAAAATTTGAAGACGGTGAAGAAAGATTTTCTCATTATACTAGAGAAGCTGTTTTGAATATGAGGAAGGATATTTATGGAGAATAA
- a CDS encoding dihydroorotate dehydrogenase electron transfer subunit: MENKSYEKVEIILNEKISEGIYKMDVKGEFKAKVGQFYMVKCFEDGTMLPRPISICDMEDNKLTFLYAVVGKGTKIMSEKKVGDNIEILGPLGNGFPIDEYKGKKVALVAGGIGIAPMLYLAKKLEADVDLYAGFRDEIYFTEEFKEFTKNTYIATNTGSVGHKGFITEIIKDDYDVIYCCGPNPMMNSVKNLGFDIPVYVSLESRMGCGIGACLACSCKTKNGMKRICKEGPVFEVKEVNF; this comes from the coding sequence ATGGAGAATAAATCATACGAAAAAGTTGAAATAATTTTAAATGAAAAAATTTCCGAAGGCATTTACAAAATGGATGTCAAGGGAGAATTCAAAGCTAAAGTCGGACAATTTTATATGGTTAAATGCTTTGAGGACGGGACTATGCTTCCCCGTCCGATAAGCATCTGCGATATGGAGGATAATAAATTAACTTTTCTTTATGCAGTTGTGGGAAAAGGGACAAAGATTATGTCTGAAAAGAAAGTAGGAGACAACATAGAAATTTTAGGACCACTTGGTAACGGATTTCCGATTGATGAATATAAGGGTAAAAAAGTCGCACTTGTTGCAGGGGGAATTGGAATTGCACCAATGTTATATCTTGCAAAGAAATTGGAAGCTGATGTCGATTTATATGCAGGCTTTAGAGATGAAATATATTTTACTGAAGAGTTTAAGGAATTTACAAAAAATACATATATCGCAACAAATACGGGAAGTGTAGGACATAAGGGATTCATAACTGAGATAATAAAAGATGATTATGATGTAATTTATTGTTGCGGTCCAAATCCTATGATGAATTCAGTAAAAAATTTAGGATTTGACATACCTGTCTATGTTTCTTTAGAGAGTAGAATGGGTTGTGGAATTGGGGCTTGTCTAGCTTGTAGTTGTAAAACTAAAAATGGAATGAAAAGAATTTGTAAGGAAGGGCCTGTATTTGAAGTTAAGGAGGTGAATTTTTAA
- a CDS encoding dihydroorotate dehydrogenase: MLEVDICGVKFKNPVIGASGTFGFGREYAEYIDLNRLGGISTKGLTFAGKDGNTGIRIYETPAGIMNSIGLQNPSVPTFIEEDLPFMESFDTQILANIGGSQLEDYLKSVELINKTNIKIIELNISCPNVKSGGMAFGIKCDIAEGIVRKVRENTDKVLMVKLSPNAENIKEMAKTCVEAGADCLSLVNTFNALAIDIYNRKAVFDNVTAGLSGACIKPIALRMVRDVASVVDVPIIGMGGIMNWQDAIEFIMAGSTAIQVGTANFINPRVMIDIIEGMEKFCKEQNIKNLEEIRGII, translated from the coding sequence ATGTTGGAAGTAGATATTTGTGGAGTTAAATTTAAAAACCCCGTTATCGGAGCGTCCGGAACTTTCGGTTTTGGCAGAGAATATGCAGAATATATCGACTTAAATAGACTTGGCGGTATTTCTACAAAGGGACTTACTTTTGCAGGTAAAGACGGAAATACGGGAATTAGAATTTACGAAACACCTGCAGGGATAATGAACAGTATCGGACTTCAAAATCCTTCAGTACCGACTTTTATTGAAGAAGATTTACCTTTTATGGAAAGTTTTGATACTCAGATTTTAGCAAACATTGGAGGTTCACAATTAGAGGATTATTTAAAATCAGTTGAACTTATCAATAAGACAAATATAAAAATAATTGAATTAAATATATCCTGTCCGAATGTAAAATCAGGTGGAATGGCTTTTGGGATAAAATGTGATATTGCAGAGGGAATTGTAAGAAAAGTTAGAGAAAATACGGATAAAGTCCTTATGGTAAAATTATCTCCAAATGCCGAAAATATAAAAGAAATGGCAAAAACTTGTGTTGAAGCGGGAGCGGATTGCCTTTCACTTGTAAATACATTTAATGCCTTGGCAATAGATATTTACAATAGAAAAGCGGTTTTCGACAATGTAACTGCAGGACTTTCAGGAGCTTGTATAAAACCGATAGCTCTTAGAATGGTAAGAGATGTTGCTTCGGTTGTAGATGTTCCGATTATTGGAATGGGCGGAATAATGAATTGGCAAGATGCAATTGAGTTTATTATGGCAGGATCAACTGCAATTCAAGTCGGAACTGCAAACTTTATCAATCCAAGAGTTATGATTGATATAATTGAAGGAATGGAAAAATTCTGTAAAGAACAAAATATAAAAAATTTAGAAGAAATTAGAGGAATTATTTAG
- the pyrE gene encoding orotate phosphoribosyltransferase: protein MEQRVLELLKESEALLEGHFLLSSGKHSDKYVQCAKLLMYPEKAEEVCKVIKKKLEDANVKVDAVVGPAMGGIVIAYELGRALGVRAMFTERENEMMTLRRGFFINEGENVLVVEDVVTTGKSSLETIKVLKEHGANIVGIASIVDRTNGKSDIEYPLFPAISLNVQAFEKDDCPLCKEGKIELVKPGSRKKF, encoded by the coding sequence ATGGAACAAAGAGTATTGGAATTATTAAAGGAAAGTGAAGCATTATTAGAAGGACATTTCCTATTATCATCAGGGAAACACAGCGATAAATATGTTCAATGTGCAAAACTTTTGATGTATCCTGAAAAAGCTGAAGAAGTTTGTAAGGTAATCAAGAAAAAACTTGAAGATGCAAATGTAAAAGTTGATGCAGTAGTTGGACCTGCAATGGGTGGAATTGTAATTGCTTACGAATTGGGAAGAGCCTTGGGAGTAAGAGCAATGTTCACAGAAAGAGAAAATGAAATGATGACTTTAAGAAGAGGATTTTTCATAAATGAGGGAGAAAATGTACTTGTAGTTGAAGATGTTGTTACAACAGGAAAATCATCATTGGAAACAATAAAAGTACTAAAAGAACATGGAGCAAATATTGTTGGAATTGCTTCAATAGTTGATAGAACAAATGGAAAATCAGATATTGAATATCCACTTTTCCCTGCAATTTCCTTAAATGTTCAAGCATTTGAAAAGGATGATTGTCCACTTTGTAAAGAAGGAAAAATTGAACTTGTAAAACCTGGAAGCAGAAAAAAATTCTAA
- a CDS encoding Cna B-type domain-containing protein, giving the protein MKKRFYCIMLSVLMVLSALLPAFRVSAEERGKNISPDVNITKFTIENWEGKEVDRLSKWSRFKIKLDWNAQKYGNTLKNGDYFEVKLPDKFRFIEDSSAIDFPIYGVDGKVYGKGHLDVKKEGGGILRVTLNEKVENLYNVKGKVSMESVFNQDKIKDGEDNTLEIDINGKKIKKKVHIKKPGKIDDEILAKWPNRISDNVNQVGWNVRFNVKGKNFKKVVFEDELTISGGTFDGLHYIKDSFVLQKVKIDEYGNITQIISEKNIGNEVKFSNNNTKFKYELGDINHGEQYFLTYKSTYKPNLTIKNRVKMLAQNESHESSSSYKNAISDGTIEGDLLGKIKIIKVDSENNQLLLKGAKFKITNKKTNETFELVTDEKGEAVSDKLVQGTYEIKEIQAPSGWIKSDEIINVEVKDDVAVIRTVKNKREKTEVSVNKTWIGKKLSSVKVKLLADGKKVDEVTLNEQNNWKHTFTNLNKYKDDGKTEIKYTVEEEKINGYDTEIKENSKNDFTITNKNNEKVKIPVEKKWEDNNNQDGKRVKEIVVRLLQDGIPTTKVLKLNEQNNWKGEFTDLDKYNAQGNEIKYTVKEETVVEGYDTEIIAGQVDGALGYIIKNKHNVEKTEIPVEKKWIGPQSVEQVTVKLFADGVDTGKTLTLKKSENWKGKFTNLDKYKNGKEIVYTIKEAKVEGYESKVEGNAKDGFVITNKNLAKTEVPVEKKWLGKAVNEIEVKLLANGKEVQTAKLNEANSWKHTFKDLPVYDDNGKEITYTVKEVAIEGYESKIEGNAKDGFVITNKNLAKTEVPVEKKWIGKAVNEIEVKLLANGKEVQTAKLNEANSWKHTFKDLPVYDDNGKEITYTVKEVAIEGYESKIEGNAKDGFVITNKNLAKTEVPVEKKWIGKAVNEIEVKLLANGKEVQTAKLNEANSWKHTFKDLPVYDDNGKEITYTVKETKVEGYESKIEGNAKDGFVITNKNLAKTEVPVEKKWLGKAVNEIEVQLLANGKEVQTAKLNEANSWKHTFKDLPVYDDNGKEITYTVKEVNIEGYESKIEGNAKDGFVITNKNLAKTQVPVEKKWLGKAVNEIEVKLLANGKEVQSAKLNEANSWKHTFKDLPKYDENGKEITYTVKEVAIEGYESKIEGNAKDGFVITNKEIPKKPRIPKTAVGTQIFGYVAMAGVSLGLLQISRKKRNK; this is encoded by the coding sequence ATGAAAAAAAGGTTTTATTGTATTATGTTGAGCGTGCTTATGGTGTTAAGCGCTTTATTACCTGCTTTCAGAGTTTCGGCAGAAGAAAGAGGTAAAAATATTTCACCTGATGTAAATATTACAAAATTTACAATCGAAAATTGGGAAGGAAAAGAAGTAGATAGACTTTCCAAATGGAGCAGATTTAAAATTAAATTGGATTGGAATGCTCAAAAGTATGGAAATACTTTAAAAAATGGAGATTATTTTGAAGTTAAATTGCCAGATAAATTCAGGTTTATAGAAGATTCTTCCGCTATTGATTTTCCAATATATGGAGTAGATGGAAAAGTTTATGGGAAAGGACATCTTGATGTTAAAAAAGAAGGTGGAGGAATTTTAAGAGTAACTTTAAATGAAAAAGTTGAAAATCTTTACAATGTAAAAGGTAAAGTTTCTATGGAATCTGTATTCAATCAAGATAAAATAAAGGACGGAGAAGATAATACTTTAGAAATAGATATTAATGGTAAAAAAATTAAGAAAAAAGTTCATATAAAAAAACCGGGAAAAATAGATGATGAGATTTTAGCTAAATGGCCTAACAGAATAAGTGATAATGTTAATCAAGTAGGTTGGAATGTTCGTTTTAATGTAAAAGGTAAAAATTTTAAAAAAGTTGTATTTGAAGATGAATTGACTATTTCCGGAGGCACTTTTGACGGACTTCATTATATAAAGGATAGCTTTGTACTTCAAAAAGTTAAAATTGATGAATATGGAAATATAACACAAATTATATCTGAAAAAAATATTGGAAATGAAGTTAAATTTTCTAATAATAATACAAAATTCAAATATGAACTTGGAGATATAAATCATGGAGAACAATATTTCTTAACATATAAATCAACTTATAAACCTAATCTTACAATAAAAAATAGAGTAAAAATGTTGGCACAAAATGAAAGTCACGAATCATCAAGTAGCTATAAAAATGCGATTTCAGACGGAACTATTGAAGGCGATTTACTTGGTAAAATAAAGATTATTAAAGTTGACTCTGAAAATAATCAATTACTTTTAAAAGGTGCGAAATTTAAAATTACCAACAAGAAAACAAATGAAACTTTTGAATTGGTAACTGACGAAAAAGGAGAAGCAGTTTCTGACAAATTAGTTCAAGGAACTTATGAAATTAAAGAAATTCAGGCTCCTTCAGGTTGGATAAAAAGCGACGAAATAATTAATGTTGAAGTAAAAGATGATGTAGCTGTAATAAGAACAGTAAAGAATAAGAGAGAAAAAACTGAAGTAAGTGTTAATAAAACTTGGATTGGAAAGAAACTTTCAAGTGTTAAAGTTAAATTATTAGCTGACGGTAAAAAAGTTGATGAAGTTACTTTAAATGAACAAAATAATTGGAAGCACACATTTACTAACTTAAATAAATATAAAGATGACGGGAAAACTGAAATTAAATATACTGTTGAAGAAGAAAAAATCAACGGATATGATACAGAAATAAAAGAAAATTCAAAGAACGACTTTACAATTACAAACAAAAATAACGAAAAAGTAAAAATTCCTGTAGAAAAGAAATGGGAAGATAATAATAACCAAGATGGTAAGAGAGTTAAAGAAATAGTTGTAAGATTATTGCAAGATGGAATTCCTACAACTAAGGTATTAAAATTGAACGAACAAAATAATTGGAAAGGCGAATTTACAGACCTTGATAAGTATAACGCTCAAGGAAATGAAATCAAGTACACTGTTAAGGAAGAAACAGTAGTAGAAGGATACGATACTGAAATAATTGCAGGACAGGTAGACGGAGCTCTAGGATATATAATCAAAAACAAACATAATGTTGAAAAAACTGAAATTCCAGTAGAAAAGAAATGGATTGGACCACAAAGTGTTGAACAAGTAACTGTAAAATTATTTGCTGATGGTGTAGATACCGGAAAAACTTTAACTTTAAAGAAAAGTGAAAATTGGAAAGGTAAATTTACAAACCTTGATAAATACAAAAATGGAAAAGAAATAGTTTATACAATCAAGGAAGCAAAAGTAGAAGGATATGAAAGCAAGGTAGAAGGAAACGCAAAAGACGGCTTTGTAATCACAAATAAGAATTTAGCGAAGACAGAAGTTCCTGTAGAAAAGAAATGGCTAGGAAAAGCTGTGAACGAAATCGAAGTAAAACTTTTAGCAAATGGAAAAGAAGTACAAACAGCTAAATTAAACGAAGCAAATTCTTGGAAACATACATTCAAAGATTTGCCTGTATATGATGACAATGGAAAAGAAATAACTTATACAGTAAAAGAAGTAGCGATTGAAGGATATGAAAGCAAGATAGAAGGAAACGCAAAAGACGGCTTTGTAATCACAAATAAGAATTTAGCAAAGACAGAAGTTCCAGTTGAAAAGAAATGGATAGGAAAAGCTGTAAATGAAATTGAAGTAAAACTTTTAGCAAATGGAAAAGAAGTTCAAACAGCTAAATTAAACGAAGCAAATTCTTGGAAACATACATTCAAAGATTTACCTGTATATGATGACAATGGAAAAGAAATAACTTATACAGTAAAAGAAGTAGCGATTGAAGGATACGAAAGCAAGATAGAAGGAAATGCAAAAGACGGCTTTGTAATCACAAATAAGAATTTAGCAAAGACAGAAGTTCCAGTTGAAAAGAAATGGATAGGAAAAGCTGTAAATGAAATTGAAGTAAAACTTTTAGCAAATGGAAAAGAAGTTCAAACAGCTAAATTGAATGAAGCAAATTCTTGGAAACATACATTCAAAGACTTACCTGTATATGATGACAATGGAAAAGAAATAACTTATACAGTTAAGGAAACAAAAGTAGAAGGATACGAAAGCAAGATAGAAGGAAATGCAAAAGACGGTTTTGTAATCACAAATAAGAATTTAGCAAAGACAGAAGTTCCTGTAGAAAAGAAATGGCTAGGAAAAGCTGTAAACGAAATCGAAGTACAACTTTTAGCAAATGGAAAAGAAGTACAAACAGCTAAATTAAACGAAGCAAATTCTTGGAAACATACATTCAAAGACCTACCTGTATATGATGACAACGGAAAAGAAATAACTTATACAGTAAAAGAAGTTAATATTGAAGGATATGAAAGCAAGATAGAAGGAAACGCAAAAGACGGCTTTGTAATTACTAATAAGAATTTAGCAAAGACACAAGTTCCAGTTGAAAAGAAATGGCTGGGAAAAGCTGTAAACGAAATCGAAGTAAAACTTTTAGCAAATGGAAAAGAAGTTCAATCAGCTAAATTAAACGAAGCAAATTCTTGGAAACATACATTCAAAGACTTGCCAAAATATGACGAGAATGGAAAAGAAATAACTTATACAGTAAAAGAAGTAGCGATTGAAGGATATGAAAGCAAGATAGAAGGAAATGCAAAAGACGGCTTTGTAATTACTAATAAGGAAATTCCAAAGAAACCTAGAATTCCAAAAACAGCAGTGGGAACACAAATCTTCGGATATGTTGCAATGGCTGGAGTGAGTCTTGGACTTCTACAAATTTCTAGAAAGAAAAGAAATAAATAG
- a CDS encoding BRO-N domain-containing protein — translation MNNEIKIFDGNKIRSAWDNEKEEWYFSVVDIVGVLTNSNDAGAYWRKLKQRLTAEGSEVVTFCHALKLKSHKDGKMYKTDVADIQGIFRIIQSIPSPKAEPFKMWLAEVGKERIDETIDPELTINRALETYLKKGFSKEWINQRLQSIQVRKELTDTWQDHGIKESREYAILTNEISKAWSGMTTKEYKIFKGLKKENLRDNMSSTELILNMLAETATKDIANSSNPYGLEENKKVARRGGNIAGNARKEIEQETGNSVITSKNSLDFKKLIDNVTNNINVEDKDNDN, via the coding sequence ATGAATAATGAAATTAAAATTTTTGACGGTAATAAGATACGTTCTGCATGGGACAATGAAAAAGAAGAATGGTATTTTAGTGTAGTTGATATAGTAGGAGTATTAACCAATAGTAATGATGCTGGAGCATATTGGAGAAAACTAAAACAAAGATTAACCGCTGAAGGAAGTGAGGTCGTGACATTTTGTCACGCACTGAAACTTAAATCTCACAAAGATGGAAAAATGTATAAAACCGATGTTGCTGATATACAAGGAATTTTCCGTATTATTCAATCAATCCCTTCTCCTAAAGCTGAACCTTTTAAAATGTGGCTAGCAGAAGTTGGAAAAGAAAGAATTGATGAAACCATCGACCCTGAACTAACAATCAATAGGGCTTTAGAAACATATCTTAAAAAAGGTTTCTCTAAAGAATGGATTAATCAAAGATTACAATCTATTCAAGTTAGAAAAGAACTTACTGATACTTGGCAAGACCACGGAATAAAAGAAAGTAGAGAATATGCTATTCTTACTAATGAAATATCTAAAGCTTGGAGCGGAATGACAACTAAAGAATATAAAATATTTAAGGGATTAAAAAAGGAAAATTTGAGAGATAATATGTCCTCAACCGAACTTATCTTAAATATGCTTGCAGAAACGGCAACTAAAGATATAGCAAATTCATCAAATCCTTACGGATTAGAAGAAAACAAAAAAGTAGCAAGACGAGGTGGAAATATAGCAGGTAATGCCAGAAAAGAAATAGAACAAGAAACAGGAAATTCTGTTATTACTTCAAAAAACTCCTTAGATTTTAAAAAATTGATTGACAATGTTACTAATAATATAAATGTAGAAGACAAAGATAACGATAACTAA